From a single Couchioplanes caeruleus genomic region:
- the pepN gene encoding aminopeptidase N, which produces MAGVRNLTQVEAAERARLLEVTGYDIALDLTDGAGNPGDGTFRTVTEVTFRCTEPGAQTFIEVAAASIRSAELNGTPVDTSAWSAETGLTLTGLAAENTLVVDADFHFSASGQGLQRSVDPVDKEVYLYSQFETADAQRVYAAFDQPDLKSVFTWHATVPAHWKVISNMPVDSTVAAEGGAKTVHFTTSPRMSTYITALCAGPYHEVRDSHDGIDLGAFCRASMAQYLDSDDLFLITKQGFDFFHEQFGVRYPLPKYDQLWVPDFNAGAMENFGCVTHAEAHYIFRSQVTDYEYEQRANTILHELAHMWFGDLVTMRWWNDLWLNESFAEWASHWCNTSATRFTDAWSTFLSVRKTWGYRQDQLSSTHPVYCEMPDLEAVEVNFDGITYAKGASVIKQLVAYVGLDSFVAGLRAYFQRHAWGNATFDDLLTELETASGRELRKFAAQWLETAQVNTLRPIVTVGADGSYESVVVKQEAPAEYPTLRTHRIGVGLYDVQGDRLVRRDRLEIDVSGEETPIPALAGLPAADVLLLNDDDLTYAKLRLDERSMATIVRHIDGFESSLPRALCWAAAWDMVRDAELAARDYVALVRTGLPKERDINLTTATLRQAQTTLTMYADPQWAPTGWAQLAETARTALMAAEPGSGFQLAWARAYIGSARGQEDLTTLRGWLEGRDIPAGLTVDTELRWSLLEALAARGAAGDEEIGAELESDRTASGEREAALARALLPTPENKAAVWAKLTGGEKLPNWLNRSLLQGFQSSTQVELTAPYAPKFFQVVDDVWARSDSEPAQEFVMLAYPAYQVSEETVALTDAWLAADGHPASLRRLVAEGRDGVLRALKARAKDATA; this is translated from the coding sequence GTGGCCGGAGTTCGTAACCTGACCCAGGTCGAGGCCGCCGAGCGGGCCCGCCTGCTCGAGGTGACGGGGTACGACATCGCCCTGGATCTGACCGACGGGGCCGGAAACCCGGGCGACGGCACCTTCCGGACGGTCACCGAGGTCACGTTCCGCTGCACCGAGCCGGGGGCGCAGACGTTCATCGAGGTCGCCGCGGCCTCGATCCGATCCGCCGAGCTCAACGGCACGCCGGTGGACACCTCCGCATGGTCGGCCGAGACCGGGCTCACGCTGACCGGCCTGGCGGCGGAGAACACGCTCGTCGTCGACGCCGACTTCCACTTCTCCGCCAGCGGCCAGGGCCTGCAGCGCAGCGTCGACCCGGTGGACAAGGAGGTCTACCTCTACAGCCAGTTCGAGACGGCGGACGCCCAGCGGGTGTACGCGGCGTTCGACCAGCCCGACCTCAAGAGCGTCTTCACGTGGCACGCGACCGTGCCGGCGCACTGGAAGGTCATCTCCAACATGCCGGTGGACAGCACCGTGGCGGCCGAGGGCGGCGCCAAGACGGTGCACTTCACCACGTCGCCGCGGATGAGCACGTACATCACGGCGCTGTGCGCGGGGCCGTACCACGAGGTGCGGGACAGCCACGACGGCATCGACCTGGGCGCGTTCTGCCGGGCCTCGATGGCGCAGTACCTCGACTCCGACGACCTCTTCCTCATCACCAAGCAGGGCTTCGACTTCTTCCACGAGCAGTTCGGGGTGCGCTACCCGCTGCCGAAGTACGACCAGCTGTGGGTGCCCGACTTCAACGCCGGCGCGATGGAGAACTTCGGCTGCGTCACGCACGCCGAGGCGCACTACATCTTCCGGTCGCAGGTCACCGACTACGAGTACGAGCAGCGCGCCAACACGATCCTGCACGAGCTGGCCCACATGTGGTTCGGCGACCTGGTGACCATGCGCTGGTGGAACGACCTGTGGCTGAACGAGTCGTTCGCCGAGTGGGCGAGCCACTGGTGCAACACCAGCGCGACCCGGTTCACCGACGCCTGGTCGACGTTCCTGTCGGTGCGCAAGACGTGGGGCTACCGGCAGGACCAGCTGTCCTCCACCCACCCGGTGTACTGCGAGATGCCCGACCTCGAGGCCGTGGAGGTCAACTTCGACGGCATCACGTACGCCAAGGGCGCGAGCGTCATCAAGCAGCTCGTGGCGTACGTGGGGCTGGACTCCTTCGTCGCCGGGCTGCGCGCGTACTTCCAGCGGCACGCCTGGGGCAACGCGACGTTCGACGACCTGCTGACCGAGCTGGAGACGGCGTCCGGCCGGGAGCTGCGCAAGTTCGCCGCGCAGTGGCTGGAGACCGCGCAGGTCAACACACTGCGGCCGATCGTGACCGTGGGGGCGGACGGCTCGTACGAGAGCGTGGTCGTCAAGCAGGAGGCGCCCGCGGAGTATCCGACGCTGCGCACGCACCGCATCGGCGTCGGCCTCTACGACGTGCAGGGCGACCGGCTCGTGCGCCGCGACCGCCTGGAGATCGACGTGTCCGGTGAGGAGACGCCGATCCCCGCGCTCGCCGGGCTGCCGGCCGCCGACGTGCTGCTGCTCAACGACGACGACCTCACCTACGCGAAGCTGCGCCTCGACGAGCGGTCGATGGCCACGATCGTGCGCCACATCGACGGCTTCGAGTCGTCGCTGCCGCGCGCGCTCTGCTGGGCGGCGGCGTGGGACATGGTGCGCGACGCCGAGCTGGCCGCCCGCGACTACGTCGCCCTGGTGCGCACGGGCCTGCCCAAGGAACGCGACATCAACCTGACGACGGCGACGCTGCGGCAGGCGCAGACCACGCTGACGATGTACGCCGACCCGCAGTGGGCGCCGACCGGCTGGGCGCAGCTGGCGGAGACGGCCCGTACGGCGCTGATGGCGGCCGAGCCGGGCAGCGGCTTCCAGCTGGCGTGGGCGCGCGCGTACATCGGATCCGCCCGCGGCCAGGAGGACCTGACGACCCTGCGCGGCTGGCTCGAGGGGCGCGACATCCCGGCCGGGCTCACCGTCGACACCGAGCTGCGGTGGTCGCTGCTGGAGGCGCTGGCCGCGCGCGGCGCCGCCGGCGACGAGGAGATCGGCGCCGAGCTCGAGTCGGACCGGACCGCCAGCGGCGAGCGGGAGGCGGCCCTCGCCCGCGCCCTGCTGCCGACGCCGGAGAACAAGGCCGCCGTGTGGGCCAAGCTGACCGGTGGCGAGAAGCTGCCGAACTGGCTGAACCGGTCGCTGCTGCAGGGCTTCCAGTCGTCGACGCAGGTGGAGCTGACCGCGCCGTACGCCCCGAAGTTCTTCCAGGTCGTCGACGACGTGTGGGCCCGTTCGGACAGCGAACCGGCCCAGGAGTTCGTGATGCTG